Sequence from the Segatella copri genome:
CATTACTCATTTTACTTCCCTTTCTTATTTTTATCTTTTCCTTTTTTAATTAAATAATATCCCAATGCAAACAATAGAACAGCCAATAAGACTGCACCAATAAATGACCACCAGGAATCATTATCTTTACCAAACATTTGCGATAAGATATAAGCAGTAATTATATACTTGGATATATCTAATAGCCATTTGCCTATTTCTTCATCCATTTTTATTAAGTTTTTAAACTTCTGCTTGCAAAAGTACGAAGAAAAAATGAAACGAAAGAATTTTTATCAAGAAAAAAACGTTCCTAGAAGTGTAAATTTACAACTCTAGGAACGTTCATATAGGAATATACTTGCGTTTTAGAACTCAAGAATCATGCTCTGGCGAGGACGGAGCTTCACGTTCTTGTTGATAAGAACGGTGCGACCATTTGTAACATCCGTAGCCTTATCATGAGAACCGATAATCTCTGCATAACGGGAAACATTCAGCTCGTTTGCCTCGTTCTTGCCGTTGATAACCGTCATCACATTCTTACCCTTATACTGGCGGGCAATGACATACACACCCTTCTGTGGACAGAACTGGGTCTGCTTGCCCTTGGTGATAACCTCGTTGCCCTGGCGCCAATGCAATAATCGGCTGAGCCAGTTGAACATCTGGTTTTCTGCCTGTGTTCTACCCTCTGCTGTAAAGGCATTGTGCTTATCACCAGCCCAACCGCCAGGGAAGTCCTTGCGTACATTGCCATCGGTCACGCTCTTGGTACCGTTCATCAGCACCTCTGTACCATAATAGAGCTGAGGAGTGCGATTGATGGTAAGAAGCAATGACAGCGCCTGCTTCAAAGCCAGGGTATCCTTGCCTTCACCCAGGAAGCGGTCGGTATCATGATTCTCGATGAATGCCATTACGCTCTTTGGATTAGGATAGAGATAGTCGTAGCAGAACACGTTGTAGAGACGGTTCATACCATTCCACCAGTCATCGGTCTCCTCTTTCTTTGCACTATTGATGCGGTCGAAGAAGGCGAAATCCATAACGGTTGGCAGATAGCTGTTCTTCTCTGAAAGTTTGCTGTCCTTCTGCCAGGCTGCAGTATAGGCAGGTTCGGTTACCCAAGTCTCGCCTACGGTATTGAAGTGAGGATACTCCTCGCCCAGCACCTTCATCCAGTGTGCCATCGCATCGCGGTCGGCATAAGGATAGGTATCCATACGGATGCCGTCGATACCTGCGCTCTCTATCCACCACTCACTGTTCTGAATCAGATACTTGATAACGTGTGGGTTACGCTGGTTGAGGTCAGGCATAGTTGGAACAAACCAGCCATCTACGGTTTCTGTGAGATCAACCTTGCTGGCGTATGGGTCAAGTACCGGAGTCAGTTTATAACTGGTCTGCAGATACTTATCGTTCACCTTAGCAGCGCCATCCACCGTACCGATGTTCTTCTGATGCTCGGCAGTCTGATTTTCAGGAGCCAGCCATTCTGGTTTATTAAACCAGTCCTTTGAAGGCATATCGGCAACCCAAGGATGTTCGAAGCCGCAATGGTTAAAAATCATATCCATCACAATCTTCAAACCTTTCTTGTGAGCCTCATCTATCAGCTGCTTATAATCGGCATTGGTTCCGAAACGTGGGTCTACACGATAATAATTGGTGGTAGCATAGCCATGATAGCTGCTGTTCTTGCCGTTACTTGGACTGTCGTTCTCCAAAACCGGGGTAAACCACAGAGCGGTTACACCCAACTGGTTAAAATAATCCAAGTGCTGGCGGATTCCCTCCAGGTCGCCACCATGTCGCAGACTAGGCTCTGCACGGTTGCAGGTCTTATCACGCATCGTCTTAAAGGCATCATTCTTCAGATTGCCGTTGGCAAAACGGTCTGGCATCAGCATATAGAGCACATCCTCGTTAGAGAAACCGATGCGCTTGTCGCCCGCCATCTCACGGTTCTTCAACACATACTTCACCTTCTTCGACTGTTTGCCCTGCTTGAAGTTGAGGGTCATCTCACCAGCCTTTGCCCCATTGAGGTTAAGATAAACCAGGAGATAATTAGGAGAATCAAGGCGGGCGATGCTGTCTACCTTCACACCCGGATAGTTTACCGTTACATCGGCATTCTTGATATCCTTGCCATACACCATCAGCTGGAGCGAAGCATCTTTCATGCCCACATACCAGTCGGTAGGTTCAATGCGGCTTACGTTAACTGCCGCGTTCATACTTATTGCGCTACCCATAAGCACTAATGAAGCTATTATCTTTTTCATATTACACCTTATTATAAATATATAAACTATTTCTGATAAAGAATCAAGGCTGACTGAGGGGCAATCTCAGCTTCCTTTCCCGAAACAAAGCCTAAGCCTTCCTCGTTAATCACGCCGTTGCAGCAAGCCACAGTATAGCTACCCTCAGGAATCTGCATCTTCTT
This genomic interval carries:
- a CDS encoding DUF6722 family protein — translated: MDEEIGKWLLDISKYIITAYILSQMFGKDNDSWWSFIGAVLLAVLLFALGYYLIKKGKDKNKKGK
- a CDS encoding glycoside hydrolase family 13 protein, giving the protein MKKIIASLVLMGSAISMNAAVNVSRIEPTDWYVGMKDASLQLMVYGKDIKNADVTVNYPGVKVDSIARLDSPNYLLVYLNLNGAKAGEMTLNFKQGKQSKKVKYVLKNREMAGDKRIGFSNEDVLYMLMPDRFANGNLKNDAFKTMRDKTCNRAEPSLRHGGDLEGIRQHLDYFNQLGVTALWFTPVLENDSPSNGKNSSYHGYATTNYYRVDPRFGTNADYKQLIDEAHKKGLKIVMDMIFNHCGFEHPWVADMPSKDWFNKPEWLAPENQTAEHQKNIGTVDGAAKVNDKYLQTSYKLTPVLDPYASKVDLTETVDGWFVPTMPDLNQRNPHVIKYLIQNSEWWIESAGIDGIRMDTYPYADRDAMAHWMKVLGEEYPHFNTVGETWVTEPAYTAAWQKDSKLSEKNSYLPTVMDFAFFDRINSAKKEETDDWWNGMNRLYNVFCYDYLYPNPKSVMAFIENHDTDRFLGEGKDTLALKQALSLLLTINRTPQLYYGTEVLMNGTKSVTDGNVRKDFPGGWAGDKHNAFTAEGRTQAENQMFNWLSRLLHWRQGNEVITKGKQTQFCPQKGVYVIARQYKGKNVMTVINGKNEANELNVSRYAEIIGSHDKATDVTNGRTVLINKNVKLRPRQSMILEF